The following proteins are encoded in a genomic region of Candidatus Leptovillus gracilis:
- a CDS encoding nucleotide sugar dehydrogenase: protein MLSQLKQKIERKEAVIGVIGLGYVGLPVAAVFAQTGFQVIGVDIKAERVNLINQGVCPIEGEEPGLADLLAEVAGAGKLQATTDYQDLSQADVILIDVETPVDDNHQPQYVALKAACRALGAVLREGALVIVESTIAPGTMDRVVGPLLAEANGRGINEGFYLGACPERVMPGKLLANLRQMSRVCGGSTPEIAELMVALYRHIVAADLDVADCVTAELVKTTENAFRDVNIAFANEVALICEAVGGDVWRVRELVNKSPGRNMHFPGAGVGGHCIPKDPWLLAYGAQGQLDLSLIPAARRVNNQMPLHMVDLLQSALETQGIALSQARVAVLGYAYLENSDDTRNTPSAVLVERLRAAGAEVRIHDPWVAEYEGDLLDCVRGCDAAVLMVAHTAYKTVDLIEIGAIMRTPVLIDGRHLFSLSQVNAGNFVYRVIGRGS, encoded by the coding sequence ATGCTGTCACAATTAAAACAAAAAATTGAACGGAAAGAAGCCGTTATTGGCGTGATTGGCCTGGGGTATGTGGGGCTGCCGGTGGCCGCCGTTTTCGCCCAGACCGGGTTTCAGGTCATTGGCGTAGATATTAAGGCGGAGCGGGTAAACCTTATCAATCAAGGCGTTTGCCCCATTGAGGGGGAAGAGCCGGGATTGGCCGACCTGTTGGCTGAGGTGGCGGGTGCTGGCAAGTTGCAGGCAACGACCGACTACCAGGACTTAAGCCAGGCAGACGTGATCTTGATTGATGTGGAGACGCCGGTTGATGATAACCACCAGCCCCAATATGTGGCCCTGAAAGCGGCCTGCCGCGCCTTAGGGGCGGTTTTACGGGAGGGCGCGTTGGTGATTGTCGAATCTACCATCGCGCCCGGCACGATGGATCGGGTTGTGGGACCGCTGCTGGCGGAAGCGAACGGCCGGGGCATCAATGAGGGCTTTTACCTGGGGGCTTGCCCGGAGCGGGTGATGCCTGGCAAGCTGCTGGCTAATTTGCGCCAGATGAGCCGCGTTTGCGGCGGCAGTACGCCGGAGATTGCCGAATTGATGGTTGCCCTGTACCGTCATATTGTGGCGGCGGATCTGGATGTGGCTGACTGCGTTACCGCCGAACTGGTCAAGACAACGGAAAACGCTTTCCGCGACGTGAATATCGCTTTTGCCAATGAGGTGGCCTTGATTTGCGAGGCGGTGGGCGGTGATGTCTGGCGGGTGCGCGAACTGGTGAATAAAAGCCCCGGCCGGAATATGCACTTCCCTGGTGCGGGCGTGGGCGGACACTGTATTCCCAAGGATCCCTGGCTATTGGCTTACGGCGCTCAGGGGCAACTTGATCTTTCCTTGATTCCGGCGGCGCGGCGGGTCAATAACCAGATGCCGCTGCACATGGTTGACCTGTTGCAGAGCGCCCTGGAGACACAGGGGATTGCTCTGTCCCAGGCGCGGGTGGCGGTGTTGGGGTACGCTTATCTGGAGAATTCTGACGATACGCGCAATACGCCCAGCGCAGTTTTGGTGGAGCGGCTCCGGGCTGCTGGGGCTGAGGTGCGGATTCATGATCCCTGGGTGGCTGAGTACGAGGGCGACTTGTTAGATTGTGTACGCGGTTGTGACGCGGCCGTCTTGATGGTGGCTCATACTGCCTATAAAACAGTTGATTTGATAGAAATTGGCGCGATTATGCGCACGCCTGTTTTGATTGATGGTCGTCATCTGTTTAGCTTGAGCCAGGTGAATGCTGGTAATTTTGTATACCGGGTAATAGGGCGGGGAAGCTGA
- a CDS encoding oligosaccharide flippase family protein, which translates to MDLPETIADSAEAVLVKRKTSFAGDVLKLVSGTAIAQFLGIAASPILTRLYPPEAFGILALFTSITSILGVMVCMRYELAIMLPESDEEAANLLGVSLFFTIIVSLLTVLVVWLVKEPLLYWLNAPGLRPYLWLLPVAVFVSGVFGSLNYWNSRTKHFGRISIAQVSRSVLSTSVQLGLGFVGFATGGTLIGASVGGSALATAVLGGQTWREDKKLFLGSIKWQEMLQEIKRYRKFPLYDTWSALLNTASWQLPVLMLSSFFSSTIVGYYAFGYRILQIPMSFIGSAIGQVFFQRASEAHLRGELAAVVENTFQRLVMIGLFPMLMLTFIGHDLFAVIFGATWAEAGVYTQILSIWAFLWFVSSPLSTIFNTLEKQEFLLKFNMVNFATRFAALYMGGILQEPRIAVSLFAGTGVLVYGYLLLSILTAAGVSLHRIVQILTKPVLMFLPAGSVLLYLFMADSKIEIRLLVAGFLLGLYFLFLIKTQFTFNIIK; encoded by the coding sequence ATGGATTTGCCTGAGACTATTGCCGATTCTGCAGAAGCGGTGCTGGTAAAGCGTAAAACCAGCTTTGCTGGAGATGTGCTGAAGCTCGTTTCAGGCACCGCTATTGCCCAATTCTTGGGAATAGCAGCCTCGCCTATCTTAACACGCTTATATCCTCCTGAAGCGTTTGGCATTCTGGCGCTTTTTACTTCAATTACTAGTATTTTAGGTGTGATGGTTTGCATGCGTTACGAATTAGCCATCATGCTTCCGGAAAGTGATGAGGAAGCAGCTAATCTGTTGGGTGTCAGTTTATTTTTTACCATCATTGTCTCCTTATTAACTGTGCTGGTAGTTTGGTTGGTTAAAGAACCTTTGCTATATTGGTTAAATGCACCGGGTTTAAGACCTTATCTCTGGTTGCTGCCAGTGGCCGTTTTTGTGTCCGGTGTTTTTGGATCCCTTAATTACTGGAATTCTCGCACTAAACATTTTGGTCGAATTTCTATTGCCCAGGTGAGCCGATCCGTACTTTCTACTTCGGTGCAGCTTGGACTTGGGTTTGTGGGGTTTGCCACCGGTGGTACTCTTATCGGCGCCAGTGTGGGTGGGAGTGCGTTAGCCACCGCGGTTCTTGGTGGACAGACCTGGCGGGAAGACAAAAAGCTGTTTCTGGGATCTATCAAGTGGCAAGAAATGTTGCAAGAGATCAAGCGATATCGTAAGTTCCCACTTTACGACACATGGTCAGCTTTGCTCAATACAGCTTCGTGGCAATTACCAGTACTTATGCTATCGAGTTTCTTCTCTTCAACTATTGTTGGCTACTATGCTTTTGGTTATCGAATTCTACAAATACCAATGAGTTTCATTGGCAGCGCCATTGGTCAGGTATTTTTTCAACGGGCCTCGGAAGCTCACTTACGTGGAGAGCTAGCTGCTGTAGTAGAAAACACCTTTCAACGATTGGTGATGATTGGGTTATTTCCTATGCTGATGTTGACTTTCATCGGCCATGATCTTTTTGCCGTAATTTTTGGTGCGACTTGGGCAGAGGCTGGTGTATATACCCAGATACTTAGCATTTGGGCCTTTCTTTGGTTTGTTTCCTCTCCATTAAGTACGATATTCAACACATTAGAAAAACAAGAATTCCTTCTCAAATTCAACATGGTAAATTTTGCAACCCGCTTTGCCGCCCTTTATATGGGTGGTATCTTGCAGGAACCCCGTATAGCCGTTTCCTTGTTTGCAGGTACCGGAGTGCTTGTTTATGGATATCTATTGTTGTCAATCTTAACAGCTGCCGGTGTGAGCTTGCATAGAATCGTGCAAATTTTGACTAAACCTGTGCTTATGTTTTTGCCTGCTGGCAGTGTTTTGCTTTACCTGTTTATGGCCGACAGTAAGATTGAAATACGTTTGTTGGTAGCAGGATTCCTGTTGGGTCTATATTTTTTGTTTTTAATTAAGACACAATTTACATTTAACATAATTAAGTAA
- a CDS encoding methyltransferase domain-containing protein: MRGYDREKNLDREIYYSDHYFSYGQLWSFTEQIYHISQFKPQRLIEVGVGNGFVSGFFKTMGIHVKTFDINPNLFPDIVAPLHDLSDFVHSNEFDLISCCEVLEHIPFEEFENLIGQFSTLSERLFLTLPVHSKYIGFGGLIRLPKFLRWVGIWLRLPMKSRQLFDSHFWEIDYDDKTSKKEILGLLNKYYWKVETGLFKANPYHRYFSCSESRNLKKS, translated from the coding sequence ATGAGAGGATATGATCGAGAAAAGAATCTGGATAGAGAAATCTATTATTCAGATCATTATTTTTCTTATGGGCAATTGTGGTCATTTACTGAGCAAATATATCATATTAGCCAATTTAAACCTCAAAGACTAATTGAGGTGGGCGTCGGAAATGGTTTTGTTTCAGGATTCTTCAAAACAATGGGGATCCATGTAAAAACATTTGATATTAACCCTAACCTTTTTCCTGATATTGTTGCCCCTTTACATGATCTAAGTGATTTTGTACATTCAAATGAATTTGATTTAATATCGTGTTGCGAAGTGTTGGAACATATACCTTTTGAGGAGTTTGAAAACTTGATCGGACAGTTTTCTACTCTCTCAGAGAGACTATTTCTCACTCTTCCTGTCCATAGCAAATATATAGGGTTTGGCGGACTTATCAGATTACCTAAATTCCTTCGATGGGTTGGCATTTGGTTAAGGCTGCCCATGAAATCAAGGCAATTGTTTGACTCGCACTTCTGGGAAATTGATTATGACGATAAGACTAGTAAAAAGGAAATACTAGGCTTATTAAACAAATACTATTGGAAAGTGGAAACAGGGTTGTTTAAGGCCAATCCTTATCATCGCTACTTTAGTTGTTCAGAATCCAGAAATCTGAAGAAAAGCTGA
- a CDS encoding Gfo/Idh/MocA family oxidoreductase: protein MSAKVAVIGVGSMGRNHARVYTELPEATLVGVVDANEAAAAQIARRYGTESYTDYIRLLDEQKPEAVTIAVPTVDHLEVALAVIERGIHLLIEKPIAFTGDEARQIIQAADAAGVKLMIGHIERFNPAVTALKNRLAAGELGRVFQMDAHRQGPFPARVQDVGVVIDLAVHDLDVMRYVSGSEVVRVYAETERRIHSSHEDLLTGLIRMDDGAIGTLIINWLTPTKIRELLVTGETGLFRVDYLTQDLYFYENATANGEDWDTIRMLRGVSEGRMIRHVVAKKEPLRAEQEAFLAAVRGEAPVAVTGEDGLKALELAQAVVTSGLENRPIKIG, encoded by the coding sequence ATGAGCGCCAAAGTTGCCGTTATCGGCGTAGGCTCTATGGGGCGCAACCATGCCCGCGTGTATACGGAATTACCGGAGGCGACGCTGGTTGGCGTGGTTGACGCCAACGAAGCGGCTGCCGCCCAAATTGCCCGGCGTTATGGCACGGAGAGCTATACCGACTACATTCGTCTGTTAGATGAACAAAAACCGGAAGCTGTCACCATTGCCGTACCCACTGTGGATCATCTGGAAGTGGCCCTGGCTGTTATTGAGCGGGGCATTCATTTGTTGATTGAAAAGCCGATTGCTTTTACCGGCGATGAGGCGCGTCAGATTATCCAGGCGGCCGATGCGGCGGGAGTTAAGCTGATGATCGGCCATATTGAACGGTTTAACCCGGCCGTCACTGCCTTGAAAAACCGGCTGGCTGCTGGTGAGTTGGGGCGCGTCTTTCAGATGGACGCCCACCGGCAAGGACCCTTCCCGGCCCGCGTGCAGGATGTGGGCGTGGTGATTGATCTGGCCGTTCACGATCTGGATGTGATGCGTTATGTGAGCGGGTCTGAAGTCGTGCGAGTTTATGCTGAAACGGAGCGGCGCATCCATAGTTCCCACGAGGATTTGTTGACCGGTCTGATTCGGATGGATGACGGGGCCATCGGTACGTTGATCATCAACTGGCTGACGCCGACCAAAATCCGCGAACTGTTGGTAACGGGCGAAACTGGCCTGTTCCGCGTGGATTATTTGACCCAAGACCTATACTTTTATGAGAATGCGACGGCCAATGGGGAAGATTGGGACACCATTCGTATGCTGCGCGGCGTCAGCGAGGGGCGAATGATTCGCCATGTGGTGGCCAAGAAAGAACCGCTGCGGGCGGAGCAGGAAGCCTTTTTGGCGGCCGTGCGCGGCGAAGCCCCGGTCGCCGTCACCGGCGAGGATGGTCTGAAGGCGCTGGAACTGGCGCAGGCGGTTGTTACCTCTGGCCTGGAAAACCGGCCCATCAAGATTGGGTAA